TTCGGCATCGTCGCCCTGGTCATCGGCGTCGCAGCGACGTGCATCACCTTCATCATCAATGGGCCGCAGATGGACATCGCCAAGGCGGTCTCGGTGGCCACCCTGATGTTCGGAGTGGGCTTGCTGGTGGCCGCTTACATCTGCTGGCGGGCCAAGCGGGAAAGGCAGAGGCAGCGGCAGCGAGAGGAGCCTCTCCCCTTAGAGCAGGGAGCCCTATGATGCGGGCCTGGGGAGGCGCGGAGACCAAACCCCAACCGGTAGACCCAGGCTGGTGATAGCTCCCTTCTTCCTGCGCCccatgggggaggtgggggctcgGTGGGCCACACCAGCACTTGAGAgcctggctcctgcct
The nucleotide sequence above comes from Mauremys reevesii isolate NIE-2019 linkage group 10, ASM1616193v1, whole genome shotgun sequence. Encoded proteins:
- the LOC120373443 gene encoding transmembrane protein 100-like; this translates as MMGCKSNSLTCLQGGKPALPLAATTDSTATLNKLALATGGTEKSWYRCIFPFGIVALVIGVAATCITFIINGPQMDIAKAVSVATLMFGVGLLVAAYICWRAKRERQRQRQREEPLPLEQGAL